The window GTCCATTGTCCTTCCACTACATCTTGATTgccactcaatttttttttttttttgatgaggcaattgactttctcaaggtcacatagctagtaagtgttaagtatctaaggctggatttgaactcatgttctcctgactccagaactggtactctatccactgcaccatttagccaCTCAGCTTTTGCCAGTCAAATAGAATACTgattaatagtatttatttagtcTCTACTATGAGCAAGGCGCTGCCAGATGCATTTTAAAACCTGTGAGTGTTTGGACTAGAGACCTTGTTGATAAGAATTTCCAATAACAAATCACTGAGTTCCATAAATTTGTAATAAAGCCGGAAAGCTTTTAAGAATGGAAACCTTTGGGGATATGCATACAAATGTTTGACCGTTTCAAAAAAAAGCAACCACTGACATTTCTGCACAGTGGGAgaagcaattatttctgttttgaaagTTAGTTTTATTGGAATAAATGTTTCGGCTTTTGGGGGACATCCAAGTACACAATTTACTTTAAGATGGTTTATATAGAACATATTTGCCAAAATAAAGACAAGTataatatgcatgtgtgtatatatgagtgAGTGAGTTAGTGAGTCAATGAGTGAGTGAGGAGATtggattcaatttcctcatccatctGAGGATCCTAAAAGCCAGCAAATCCCCCTCAGAATGAACCAGACTCTCTCTCATCTGGACCCTAAAGGAAACTGCTTTTGGATCACAATACAACAGTGGAAACACATTTCAGACCatgatatatttcatatatgtatttttaattataagtGCATATATAAATCTGTGTTcattgtatgtatacatgtggacatatatgtatagacatgtatTGTGAAgccatatgtatgtgtatagatactCATGTATGCATAAATTACATTTCAGGCAACTAAGCGACATTGTGGATGGAGTGTTCAACCTGAAGTAAGGAAAACTCaccttccagagttcaaatccagcctcagactcttcttagttgtatgatcctgggcaagtcccttagccTGGTTTGCTgcatttccacatctgtaaaatgggctggaaaaggaaatggcaaagaactctaatatctttgcaaaaaaaaataaataacccaaattgggtcacaaagtcagacatgacagaaatgatttattgttgttcagtcatgtctgactctgtgtatatatgtatgcataaatacacccatacatatacatgcatgtgtacatacacacatacaaatatatggtgtatatatatatgtgtgtgtgcgtatatatatatatatatatatatatatatatatagtctactGTTAGCTTCAAGGGATACAAGCCACACCAACAGCATCCTGTCTTGAAGAACTTACATGGGGGGGTGCATTTCAAACAGGAGGGCATAGCCTCTGCAAAGGGATGAATGTGGGAGATGAAGCTGAATTCAGGGAACAGAAAAAGGCCAGCTTGGTCTGAATGTGGAACCGTGGTTTGTAGCATTCTAGGGCCGTGTATGAAATGAGCTGAAATGAGCCTCAGAAACTATCCAGCCCAACCTCTTTCAGAGGAAATGGAGATCTGGGGAAATTAAGGAATttgctcacagtcacacacaTGATAAGCAgcaaaaaaatgaaccaaaatcCTCTAACCTGAGTCAATAATCAAGCCAGAACTCAAGGGCATTCAATGCCAAACTGAAGAAGTAATGTTTTGTGCCAGCGGTAATGAGGAATCACTAAATAATTATGAGCTAGGGGAATGATATTGTGAGATAGGCCCTTTAGGGAAGTTCTTTTGGCATTTGTATGGAAGATGAGTTGGAGCTGGAAGAAACAGAACATCCAGTGAGACTGCTTCCTCACTGTACAGATGAGGTGTccatggggaaggaagggaatggaTTCAAGAGGTGTTGTGGTGGTAGAATTCACAAGACTTGGCAAGttcaggaaaataggagagaggagggagatgaGGCAGAATGAAAAGTTGTGGATGACTCCACAAGAATGAACAACCTGAAAGACGGGAAAAGTAGTGAtaccctcaacagaaataggaaaattaagaaGGGTGGGTTtaggggaaataaaaatgaagtctGTTTTTTGGACGTGTTAAGATTGAGATGCTTTCAAGGATGTGGGCTTCAAGATGTCTAAGAGAACTACCAATAATTCTCCTACATAAGGAGAGGAGAGGGCTGAATATCAAAATCTGTGAGTTATCtgcataaagataataattgaatccataggaATAGATGAGATCACCAAAAAGAGTGGAGGGAGAAGAGGTTCCAAGAGAGATTATGTAGAATCCCCTAATGTGAGAGGGCAAGCTGAGGATGATGATACAGCACAAGATCAGCCAGATGggtcagaaaaaaaagatacagagttaaaaacagatagaaagaaaatcagagggtaattaaaaaaaaaaaaacaagagagagagaggagagtggagagaaagaaagagacacacagagagatggggaaaggaagggggagagagagagagagagagagagagagagaatgatgctgacttgctatatgatcctgggcaagttacttaaccctatttgcttcagttcctcatttgtaaaatgtcctggagaaggaaatggcaaaatactccagtatctctgccaagaaaacccaaatggggtccaTGAAGAGTTAGActcaaatgaaatgactgaacaacatcatacataagaaatggtgaagcttttttttttttttttttttggtcaacagGGCTGGAATATGCAAATGAAGTGATATTTATTTTAGCCAATTCTATAATATAAGTAATATGTTATCACTTCATCATAATTCCAGTTGTAAACATTTGCAAATTGTAAATATTCACTTTGAGAACTAGCAGAAAGCATCTGAGTTCTCTGAAGTTGATATGGAATTGTGTGCAAATATGATTGTGGCCTAAGAGAGTTAGCAAATTACCAAAGCACCTAGTCCAACATAACTGTTAATGAAAAGAGATCATTCAAATTCTGTACAGGTAGAGGAGCCACAAATTGCATCTCCAAGTGTTGGGGTTTATAGTAAGTCTCAGAGGAACAGCATTGGTAATTAATTCCTTTTATCAGGTAGAAAAGATGGGATTTAGAATGTACATGTATTTTACACCCTAGattaaaagctataatgaaaaacaGATGAGTAATAAAAAAAGCTTAACTAAAAATCAGGTGATTTGAGTTCTAATTCTTACTTTGCCATTAACCAATTCAGTGCCATAAGCATTTGCTGTTGAGGTTGtcatttaagtcatgtctgactcttcatgaccccatttgggtttttttttgttttttgttttttgtttttttttttagcaaagatactgtaggggtttggcatttccttttccagctcattttgcaattgaggaaactgaagcaaacacttcaagtgacttgcccaggatcacacagctagtaaatgtctgaggctggatttgaactcaggtcttctttactcCAGATCAGATGCTTTATCTACTACCGgcacctaactgcccctaatcTGAACACGGTCTCTAAAGCATTCTGTGAGTCTGtattaaacaaatagaaaattacaATTCATTAGCTTAAAGCATCAGAATCCATAATGAAACAAAACATGACAAACTAAATATGTTCATTTAGGGATAAAACTATTCCTCATAGATCAGAATAAATAGTCCTTATTTGTAACTTGCCCTTGGAATCTTTTATGATAATTAGATTTGATATTAACATTCagttatgaaagatttttttcttataagaaaactgtgctttttcttctctctaggaaTTCTTTGTGGCATCTTTGCTGCTTTGTGAGCAATTAAGCATGCAAATAGCCCCTCAGAAATCAAACTGAATTCGAAGAAGACTCTCCTTAAAAGTATGGCATGTATCATGGAGAGCAAGATTGTGGGAAAGGAAAAACAGCAACATAGCTTGACCTTACTGAGCAAAATTAAGAGCATGAAAGAATTAGCAGAAATGATAGATGTAGTGCTTATCGCAGAAGGGGAGAAATTTCCCTGCCATCGTCTAATTTTGGCAGCCTTTAGTCCCTACTTCAAAGCCATGTTCACCTGTGGTTTGCTTGAATGTGCTCAGAGGGAAGTCATCCTCTATGATATCACAGCAGAGAGTGTATCTGTAATATTAAACTATATGTACAACGTGGACTTGGACCTCAATAATGCCAATGTACAGACTGTAGCTGTTGCTGCTTACTTTATGCAAATGGATGATGTCTTCAACATGTGCCAGAAATATATGATGGACCACATGGATGCCTCTAATTGTGTAGGAATCTATTATTTCGCCAAACACATCGGGGCAGAAGATTTATCTGATCAAgccaagaaatatttatatcagcacTTTGCCGAGGCAAGTCTACatgaagaaattttagaaattgatGTGGATCAATTGATGGGACTTATTAAATCAGATGATCTCAATATTTCCCGAGAGGAGAGCATTCTAGACTTGGTTTTGAGATGGGTAAACCATAACCGAGAATTGCGTCTAGAGTCCCTTGTTGAACTTTTGAAACAAGTCAGACTGGGACTTGTGAATCCTTCTTTTTTAAGAGAAGCATTGAAGAGGAACACAGTGCTTCTTTGTAACTCAGATTGCATCGATCTCATTCAGGGTGCCTTAGATGCCATCAAGAAATCCAAACAGCAATGTCTAAATCTCCGATACGGAATGGAGACCACCAGTCTTCTGCTTTGTATCGGCAACAATTCCACAGGGATCAGATCGAGGCACAGCAACTATGGAGATGCCAGTTTTTGCTATGCCCCTACAACACAGAAGACTTACTTCATCTCCTCCCCGAAGTATGGAGAAGGCTTGGGAACTGTATGTACTGGAGTCGTTATGGAAAACAACAACATTGTTGTGGCAGGTGAAGCCAGTGCCTCTAAATTATCTAGACAAAAGAGCAAGAACGTAGAGATCTATCGGTGAGTACCTGAA of the Sarcophilus harrisii chromosome 1, mSarHar1.11, whole genome shotgun sequence genome contains:
- the KBTBD12 gene encoding kelch repeat and BTB domain-containing protein 12, yielding MACIMESKIVGKEKQQHSLTLLSKIKSMKELAEMIDVVLIAEGEKFPCHRLILAAFSPYFKAMFTCGLLECAQREVILYDITAESVSVILNYMYNVDLDLNNANVQTVAVAAYFMQMDDVFNMCQKYMMDHMDASNCVGIYYFAKHIGAEDLSDQAKKYLYQHFAEASLHEEILEIDVDQLMGLIKSDDLNISREESILDLVLRWVNHNRELRLESLVELLKQVRLGLVNPSFLREALKRNTVLLCNSDCIDLIQGALDAIKKSKQQCLNLRYGMETTSLLLCIGNNSTGIRSRHSNYGDASFCYAPTTQKTYFISSPKYGEGLGTVCTGVVMENNNIVVAGEASASKLSRQKSKNVEIYRYHNRGNKFWEKLCATEFRELYALGSVYNDLYVIGGQMKLKNRYLVTNCVDKYSVEHDNWKRVAPLPLQLACHAVVTVNNKLYVIGGWTPQMDLPDDEPDRLSNRLLQYDPGQDQWRERAPMKYSKYRFSSAVVNNEIYVLGGIGCLGRDKGQVRQCLDAVEIYNPDGDFWREGPRMPTPLLSLRTNSTNAGTVDGKLYVCGGFHGADRHEIISKEILELDPWENQWNVVAIDVLMHDNYDVCLVAKMNPRDLIPPPSDLVE